From Musa acuminata AAA Group cultivar baxijiao chromosome BXJ3-8, Cavendish_Baxijiao_AAA, whole genome shotgun sequence, one genomic window encodes:
- the LOC135644678 gene encoding uncharacterized protein LOC135644678 — protein sequence MEDSRDRKRRRDEAEEQESPEAKRLRDDLFLDILDDDAEAGDQDIASVMKSLEEEIALSSPPPPPPTRALVKTDQPDLGFLLEASDDELGLPPPVQSSSDDGGEAPAADDPAAEGVAVEGVVFGQIWGLDDDITGYYDGFDLGIGPDDRVDTTDAAEDGVFYDGGLFDYADVLCAPPDFLDLSWAPTV from the coding sequence ATGGAGGATTCGCGCGACCGCAAGAGGCGCCGCGACGAGGCGGAAGAGCAGGAGTCGCCGGAGGCCAAGCGCCTCCGAGACGATCTCTTCCTCGACATCCTCGACGATGACGCTGAAGCCGGAGACCAGGACATCGCCTCCGTCATGAAGAGCCTCGAGGAGGAGATCGCTCTCtcctccccgccgccgccgccgcccaccCGGGCATTGGTGAAGACCGACCAGCCGGATCTGGGATTCCTCCTCGAAGCCTCCGATGACGAGCTCGGACTGCCTCCGCCGGTGCAGTCCTCGTCGGACGATGGTGGTGAGGCTCCTGCGGCTGACGACCCCGCCGCGGAAGGAGTCGCGGTGGAGGGGGTCGTGTTCGGACAGATCTGGGGGTTGGACGACGATATCACCGGCTACTACGACGGGTTCGACTTGGGGATTGGGCCGGATGATAGGGTGGATACGACGGATGCGGCCGAGGATGGGGTGTTCTACGACGGAGGGCTGTTCGACTATGCCGACGTGCTCTGTGCGCCGCCCGATTTTCTGGATCTTTCGTGGGCGCCCACCGTCTGA
- the LOC135644677 gene encoding MYB-like transcription factor 4, with translation MRNPCDKRGTNRGAWSKEEDRKLIDYIRLHGEGCWRSLPKAAGLLRCGESCRLRWINYLRPDVKRGNFKEDEADLIIKLHALLGNRWSLIAGRLPGRTDNEVKNYWNSHLRKKLKSMGVDPDNHRLTQKAPLRRSRSSHSASLSTDAVTSHENMKKCSSTVLPDLNLDLTICTPSSLEGQRLDRTATPTLLLFH, from the exons ATGAGGAACCCTTGCGACAAGCGCGGCACCAACAGGGGAGCCTGGTCCAAGGAGGAGGACCGGAAGCTCATCGACTACATCAGACTGCACGGGGAAGGCTGTTGGAGGTCACTCCCCAAGGCTGCAG GTCTGCTTCGGTGCGGCGAGAGTTGCAGGCTCCGGTGGATCAACTACCTTCGTCCGGACGTGAAGAGAGGCAACTTTAAAGAGGATGAAGCCGACCTCATCATCAAGCTCCACGCGTTGCTCGGCAACCG GTGGTCGTTGATAGCTGGGAGGCTGCCGGGGAGAACGGACAACGAGGTGAAGAACTACTGGAACTCCCACCTGAGGAAGAAGCTCAAGAGCATGGGTGTCGATCCTGACAACCACCGGTTGACCCAGAAGGCGCCGCTCCGTCGATCTCGGAGCTCACACAGTGCATCTCTGTCGACTGATGCCGTGACAAGCCACGAGAACATGAAGAAGTGCAGCTCCACTGTGTTGCCTGATCTCAACCTCGACCTAACGATCTGCACTCCATCCTCTCTTGAGGGACAGAGGCTTGACAGGACTGCCACCCCGACGCTTCTTCTCTTTCATTGA